Part of the Bacillus cabrialesii genome is shown below.
CGCTTGACCATCCAGATAATCCGTATTTGGCAGGGATTCATTACGATTCCCTTTCTAAGCATTCTTTTATGAAAGCGAAACGCGAAAAGCCGCTGTTTCCAGGCGAACTTCCTACTCCAAGCGGAAAAATAGAATTATATTCAGAAAAAATGAAACAAGCAGGATTTCCGGCTTTACCGACACATACGCCTCTTGTATCTGATAATGAACATCCGTTTATGTATGTTCCGGCGCCAAACCATAATTTTTTAAACTCAACGTTTTCCAACAATGCAAAACACATTAAGCTTGAAAAGGCGCCAAAGCTCTTTATCAACACAAAGGATGCTGAAAAACACGGAATCGTTGATGGGGAACCTGTACGAATTTGGAACGGCCGGGGAGAATGTGAGCTGGCCGCTGCAGTCGGAGAACAAGTGCTGCCCGGTGTCGTAGTCAGCCAAGGGTTATGGGCGGATGAGCAAGGGAAAAAACAGCTTGTAAACGCGCTTACGCCAGACCGTTTGTCTGATATGGGCGGCGGCGCCACCTTTTTTTCAGGCCGCGTGCAGATTGAAAAAGCGTGAAAAGAAAACAGCCAGTGAATGTTCTGGCTGTTTTTGTATTAAAATATGAAACCTGGAGTATGCCTAGCTCGTATAACATAACATCGACACAATGGAGGCATGCACATGGACGTTTTTTTAGCAATCGGTATTGCTTTGGCTGGATATTTTATCGGTGAAGGCTTAAAGCAAATGAACCATCCAAAAGCTAATGAACAAAGTGATATCTTGCTTATAAAAGAACGAGATATTTACTTTTATATCGGACATTTCTTAGGAATTACTGCCGTCGAGGCAAAACAGCTAGCAAAAGACACGAAAGACATCCCTTACGTTGAAATAAACGGAAAAAGGTATGTACAGAAACATATGTTAAAACAATGGGCACTCACATTAGTTGAGAAACATCAAGGTGAATAAAGCAGTTCTGATGAGAGCGAGATTCATTGTCACGCTCTTCTCAGTTTAGCTGTATGGATTGACCGCCACCAAAACTTTGTGTTCCATAAGCGGTGATAGACGGATAAACCATAATTAATGTTCTTTCCTCAAACGGCTCAAGATGCCTGCTCCACAACAATCATTTTTATATTTCCTTTGTTTAATGACGTTATGATCTTGATGAACATATGTATCGTAAAACACTTAGAAAACCTATTCGTATTGAATGTATGCTCTCATTATGTCCCCCTCATACTGCGCCTTTATCCGAGGAAGATTTATTTTACAAAATATGAAAATGAAAACTTTTAGATTCACGAAGCAATGGTTGTGCAATATCCTGAATTTATTGAATATCCGTCTTTTTCCATATTTCAACTTCAGTTTCTCCGATTTGCTAAAAATTACGTTAGACAGTTTGCTTTATACGCCGGAAGCTGTATGTTTATAAAGGATCAGAGAATCCCAGAACCAGTAAATCACTGCAGCCGCAATACTTAACATATAATAAAGGTACGATTGCAAATTCCATGCGATTGACGAAGGCTCATTGATAACATAAAACAGGAAAACTGCGATAAAAGCGATCATACTGTAAATCAATAGATACATGACATGAAATGTTCTCGCTTTTTTCTGTAACATCATTTGCAGCGGAAAAGCAAAAAGACCATACATCATAAAACCGTATAATAAAGCAATTGCTGCCGTAAATAATGCAATCACCATCTCGCCATACATAATGTAAGAATAAAACCCCAAAAACAAACCAAAGGTAAGACTGGATAGCCCTAATGTTTTTAGATAACATGATACGATTTTGTTCATTTTTTCACCTCCTGTTTTATGATTCAAAGTAACTGTTATGTATCATCCACAGTTCTCCCCAACATGCCATACGCAGTGCGCTCATAAAAGGTTTCAAAAATGACGTTTTTTTATTACATCATACGACTGGGATGAAGATGCCTCTCCTGATTGGCGAAATCGCAAATGAAAAAAGCGAATGAATACCTGATCAATAGACAAAATAACAAGAGTTGTTATTTCAACACTTATCGTAAAGGAGTGAGACGAATGAGTAAAAAAGGAATTCAAAATTCAAGTATTGAACAAATAAGAAATGACCATGAGACTGAGACAGCTTTCAAAGCAGATGACCCTAAAAAACACGGTTCTGATGCTAAACGAACGAAATAAGTTTTTTGCCCGCACTAAAATTTCAATAATCTGGAGGAAGTAAAGTGACTCAAAAAAATGGAGCCGACAGGCCTGATGATTACAAAAGATTTTCTTCATTAGACAAGGAAGATAATTTTCAGCAATCTGTAAACAGCAAAGCTGGGACAGAAAGTGTAAACACTAAAACACAAGCTCATAACAAAGAAAACATAGATGACACAACGAATCTAGCCGGGAAATCCTTTGATCCCTCAGATTATAAGGGAGCCACACAATTGGAACAAGGCTTGGCTGAAACTCATGAACAAGTCAGCGATGACTATTTTGAAGGGACTATCGATCAAAATTTGGACTAGTCATTCAAGCGGAGCTGACTGGACAGAAGGAAGTTAGTTCCGTTTTTAAATACAATCACGGTAAAAATGACTGTCTCTGCTAACATCATTTCCAGCTTCATGCTCAACATATATAAAACCCCACCGATTAAGGTGGGGTTTTAACGTCATGTAACCTAATCAATACTTGAAACGATTGATGACGGTTTGAAGTTCTTCCGCCAATTGGGATAAAGATTCTGCAGCATAGGAGATTTCCTCCATTGAATTGAGCTGTTCCTGTGATGCTTTCGCAACCGCTTCTGTATTCGCTGACGTTTCTTTTGTTCCAGCGGCCAATGTATGAACAGTATGCTGAATCACATCAACACCTG
Proteins encoded:
- a CDS encoding YozQ family protein, translating into MTQKNGADRPDDYKRFSSLDKEDNFQQSVNSKAGTESVNTKTQAHNKENIDDTTNLAGKSFDPSDYKGATQLEQGLAETHEQVSDDYFEGTIDQNLD
- a CDS encoding UPF0715 family protein, with protein sequence MNKIVSCYLKTLGLSSLTFGLFLGFYSYIMYGEMVIALFTAAIALLYGFMMYGLFAFPLQMMLQKKARTFHVMYLLIYSMIAFIAVFLFYVINEPSSIAWNLQSYLYYMLSIAAAVIYWFWDSLILYKHTASGV
- a CDS encoding biofilm-forming protein, which codes for MSKKGIQNSSIEQIRNDHETETAFKADDPKKHGSDAKRTK